A portion of the Paenibacillus hamazuiensis genome contains these proteins:
- a CDS encoding alpha/beta fold hydrolase: MKRPFEVDSAEYPFEDRWLPYRDGYIHYIDEGRGPTVLLLHGNPTWSYLYRNVIKELRGECRLVALDYPGFGMSKAPSGYGYTPQEQSEAVADFIRRLGLKDFVLVVQDWGGPIGMGYAVRHRENLRGIVVMNTWAWPAKILPMKLFSLIMGGWPLGYWLQTRRNFFAKVIVPSGIHHTEKVTESLRKAYTDPFPTPVSRIPTWVFPGQIRKARPWLEEIEARLPALADLPAQILWGTKDSAGFPPEQMAKWQQVLPMNETEVLDDASHYVQEDRPDRIAAAVRRVLERTALA; encoded by the coding sequence GTGAAAAGACCGTTTGAAGTAGACTCTGCGGAATATCCGTTTGAAGACCGTTGGCTGCCGTACCGGGACGGTTATATCCACTACATTGACGAAGGGCGCGGGCCTACGGTTCTTCTTCTCCACGGGAACCCGACCTGGTCTTATCTGTACCGAAACGTCATCAAGGAGCTGCGCGGGGAATGCCGCCTCGTCGCATTGGATTACCCCGGGTTCGGCATGTCGAAGGCTCCTTCCGGCTACGGGTATACGCCGCAAGAGCAGTCGGAGGCTGTCGCCGACTTCATCCGCCGCCTGGGGCTAAAGGATTTTGTTCTGGTCGTTCAGGACTGGGGAGGCCCGATCGGCATGGGTTATGCCGTCCGGCACCGGGAAAACCTGCGCGGCATCGTCGTGATGAACACCTGGGCGTGGCCTGCGAAGATTTTGCCCATGAAGCTGTTCTCGCTGATCATGGGAGGCTGGCCGCTCGGTTACTGGCTGCAGACGCGGCGAAACTTCTTTGCCAAGGTCATTGTGCCAAGCGGAATTCACCATACCGAGAAGGTGACGGAAAGCTTAAGGAAAGCCTACACCGATCCGTTCCCGACTCCGGTATCGAGAATTCCGACCTGGGTGTTCCCCGGGCAAATCCGCAAAGCTCGGCCATGGCTGGAGGAGATTGAAGCGCGGCTGCCTGCGCTGGCCGATTTGCCCGCGCAAATCCTTTGGGGCACGAAGGACAGCGCCGGCTTTCCGCCGGAGCAGATGGCCAAATGGCAGCAAGTTTTGCCGATGAACGAAACCGAGGTTTTGGACGATGCCTCCCATTACGTGCAGGAGGATCGGCCCGACCGGATTGCCGCAGCGGTCCGGAGAGTTTTGGAACGAACGGCGCTCGCGTGA